GCAACACGAAAATCAGCGCCAGGGCCAGCGGCACCGCCACGCCCAGCCGTTCCTTGGCCTCCAGCAGGTTCTGGAACTCGCCGCCGTAAGTGATGGTGTAGCCGGGCGGCAGCTTTATCTGGCCTTTAATCTTCTGCTGGATTTCGTCTACAATGCTCTGCACATCGCGGTTGCGCACGTTAAAGCCAATGGTGATGCGGCGGCGGGTGCCATCGCGCTGAATCTGGTTGGGGCCGTCTTTCATCTCCACCTTGGCCACGTGCTGCAACGGAATCTGCAGGCCGGCGGCGTTGCTCACGTACAGCTTCTGCACATCTGAAATGTCTTGCCGGTTCTGTTGGTTCAGCCGCACCACCAGGTCAAAGCGCCGTTCGCCTTCGTACACCTGCCCCGCCGATAAGCCCGCGAATGCCGCCGTGACGGTGCGGTTTACGTCTTGCACGGTTAGGCCGTAGCGGGCCATCTGGGCCCGGTCATAGGCCACCACCACCTGCGGCAGGCCGCTCATTTCTTCAATGTACAAGTCCTGCGCGCCGGAGATGGGCTCTATCAGCTTGCCTACTTTGTTGGCGTATTTGGCCAGCTGGTCCACGTCTTCGCCGTAGATTTTGAGCACCACGTCTTGCCGCGCCCCGGTCATTAATTCATTAAACCGCATTTGAATGGGTTGCTGCACGCCAAACGTGGCCATGGGCAGGTTCTGGTGCAACACTTCTGACATTTGGTTGGCCAGGTCAATGCGGTTGTCGGCGCTGGTCCAGTCTGCCTGTTCTTTGAGCACCACAATCATATCGCCCAGTTCCACGGGATTGGGCTCGGTGGGTACTTCGGCGGAGCCGATTTTAGTGACCACTTTCTCCACCTCCGGGAATTTCTCTTTGAGCAGCTTGGAGGCTTTCTGCACCACGGCAATGGTCTCGCTCAGGGAACTGCCGGTAAGCACGCGGGTTTCAATGGCAAAATCGCCTTCGGTGAGGGACGGAATAAACTCGCCGCCCATGCGGGTGAACAAAATCAGACTGATGGCAAACAAGCCCACCGCCAATGCCAACACCAATACCTTGGCCTTTAGCGCAAAATTCAGAAGCGGCTGGTACGCCCGGTTAATAGCGTTCATGATTTTGTCTGAGATGTTCTCTTTGTGCACCGTGTTGCGGCTCAATACCAGCGAGGCCATCATGGGCACGTAGGTCAAGGACAACAAAAAAGCGCCCAGAATGGCGAAGGAAACGGTTTGGGCCATGGGCTTGAACATCTTGCCTTCAATGCCCACCAGCGCCAGAATGGGCAGGTACACAATCAGGATAATGATTTGCCCGAACGCAGCGAAGCCCATCATCTTGCCCGCCGAGTTCTGAACTTCGTCGTCCATCTGCTGGCGGCTGAGCCTTTTGATGCCCGCCTCGGCGTAGTTGCTGATTTGGATGCGGTGAATGACAGCCTCCACAATAATCACGGCCCCGTCCACAATCAACCCGAAGTCCAGCGCCCCCAGGCTCATCAGGTTCCCAGACACACCGAACACGTTCATCAGAGAAATAGCGAACAGCATGGCCAGCGGAATCACCGACGCCACCAAAAGTCCCGCCCGCCAATTGCCCAGCAGCAGCACCAGCACGAAGACCACAATCAACGCGCCTTCAGCGAGGTTTTTCTCCACGGTACTAATGGCGCGGTCCACCAATTTGGAGCGGTCCAGGAACGGTTCCAGCACCACGCCCTGGGGCAGGGTTTTCCTGATTTCGGCAATCTTGTTTTTCACGCGGGTGATGACCTCCGAGGAATTTTCGCCTTTGAGCATCATGACAATGCCGCCGGCCACCTCGCCGTGTTCGTTCACCATGGCGCCGTAGCGGATGGCCGAGCCCTCGCGCACCTCGGCCACGTCTCTTACCAACACCGGCGTGCCATTCTGGGTAGTTTTAATGACAATTTGCCCGATGTCTTCCTGGGTTTTTACCAGGCCTTCGGTCCGGATGAAGTAGGCGTTGGGCGCTTTCTCAATGTAGGCGCCGCCCGCGTTGCCGTTGTTCTGCTCCAGCGCGGTAAACACGTCAGAAATGGTGAGGTCGAAGCTGCGGAGCCGCTCGGGTTGCAGCGCGACCTCATACTGCTTCAGCTTGCCCCCGAAACTACTGACTTCGGCCACGCCGGGCGTGCCCAGCAGTTGCCGCCGCACAATCCAGTCCTGAATGGTGCGCAGCTCGGTGGCGTCATATTTGGCCTCGAAGCCGGGGGCGGGATGGAGTTCGTACTGGTAAATCTCGCCCAGACCAGAGGAAACCGGGGCCAGCGTGGGCGTGCCCATGCCGTCGGGAATCTGTTCTTCGGCCTCTTTCAGTTTCTCAGTAATTTGCTGGCGGGCCCAGTAAATGTCGCGGTCCTCGTCAAACACCACCGTCACCAAAGACAGCCCGAAGCGCGAGAACGACCTTATTTCCGTAATGCCTGGCACGCTGGCCACGGCCAATTCCACGGGGAACGAGATGAACCGCTCCACGTCCTGCGCGCCCAGCGCCGGCGACACCGTGATGACCTGCACTTGGTTGTTGGTAATATCGGGCACGGCGTCAATGGGCAGGCGCTGCACATTGTACACGCCCCACGCCACCAGCGCCACCGTCAGCAGCCCCACCACCAGCTTGTTTTGGATGGAAAAGGCAATTATTTTCTGTAACATGTTTTTGAAAAGGAATGAAGCCAACCGTGGCGCGCGGGGCGCGATGGCGGCGAATTAGCTAGAAACTTCAGCAGGATTTCAGCTTAAGGTTTCCGGGAATAGGGAATTGTTGGCGCAGACGCTCGCAGGTCCTCCAGACGCTACGAGGTCTTTTGAGCGGACGTTTTCGGGCTCATTTCTGGAAATGAAGCCGAAAACGGAAGTTCCAGTAATAAAAACAGAACTGAAAGAACTTGCCCTTTCTTTGTCATCTCGGTTGCAAACTGCAAAAGCACTTTTTAAACGCTATTCTAATTCGCCCAAAAGGTCCTTTCAGGATGACAAAAGAGAAGAAGTGGCTCGGTTTGCAAAGTAAAATCGACTTAAAGCGAAAATCCTGCTTTCATAAATTCAGCCTTTTGAAATCAGCCAGAAGTCAAGCTCAACTCACCAACAAAAAAGAAGTGCTTACGCGAATTGGGGAGGTTGCCAGATACTGCCGGTAAAGGCGTCGGGCACGCGGGGTTGCGTTAAAGGAATGAATTGCTGCGGCTCTGGGGCGGTGTTTACCCTAAACGGCGATTGGAACATGGGCATGGCCACAAAATAGTCGTACGCCGAGTTGCCCATCTGCTTGAGCGGAAGCTGGTCGTGGTTTTCTGAGCGGGTGTTTTCCTCGCCCTGGTAATGCATGTGCAGGAATTCGGTGAAACTCAGTTGACCGTTCAGGGCCACGTGGGTTTGGTAGTGCTGCAGCATGTAAGACACCTTGGAAAGCTCGTGCAGGTCTGAGTTGGGCAAAAGAGAGCCCAGAAACAGATACACGGCAAGAAAGAGAATTCTGGCTTTCAAGGTTGGGGAAGTCTTTTGACAAAGGTAGGGAATATTTTCAGGAGTAGCCTTAAGCTGTCAGCCCAGAGAAAAGGCAGAGGTAAGATTTCCGTTTTCGGCCTCGTTTCTGAAAATGAAGCTGAAAACGGGAATTTTGTCTTTAGAATTTGCACGCATTCCGCTTCCCTTTGAAGGGGGTAGGGAGATGATGGCGCGTGTTGCTTCCGTTCTTGCCATAAGTTTAGCGCTAGCATAATGGTTGCTGCCTACACGGTAAGTTTATAAATTTACGTAAGTCAATAGACTTACAAGTGCAAAACCACAAGTTACGCTAGCGCTAAACTTGCGGTATATAGGGGCAGAAAGGAATGCGATGGATTCTTTTATGGATTCTTTTAAAGAAATTCAGCACGAGTTATCATCCCCCTACCCCCTTCAAAGGGGGACGAAATGCGTGGAATAGCAGCAGCACAAAAGACCTCGTAGTGTGCGAAGCTCCTACGAGTGTCTCTGCCAACTGCTGTTTTCGGCCTCGTTTTCAGAAACGAGGCCAAAAACAGAAACGCCCGCCGGAAATGAAATCCAGCGGGCGTTCCCGGTTCTAAAAAATTGGCAGACTACGCAGTTGCCGTAGCAGCCTTATCTGAAGTGGCTTTTCCTAGTTTCGCAGCTTTGGTGGCTTCGTTCTTGGCTTTCTTAGGACGGGCGTTGCCAAATGAACCCATGCTGATTTTACCTTTTTTACTTTTCGGATCTCCTTTTCCCATGACGGTACTTATTTTAATGAATGTGGTTGAACAATAGGTGACAAGTTGTCTTTTATGAGAAACTTGGCGTGAAAGTTACGAACTCTACGCAGTAAGCGCAAATTTAACCTTTGTTTTCGGCTCTATTTTGAGAAACGAGGCCAAAAACGCATTGGCAAACAGGCTTCTAAATGCCGTTGCGTTTGGTTACCTTTGCGGATTGGCCTCCCGGTGTTTTTCTAATCGCGCAACAGAATTATTCCTGCGCGGTTTATGTTCTGGAGAGGCTATTATTCCATATGACAGAAGACAACTTCCAAGATTCAGAGATAGACGCATTAGATGCCCGTGAGAACATCATCATCAAGCGGGCCCGCGTCCATAATTTAAAGAACCTGAGCGTGGCCCTTCCGCGCAACCAGTTCATTGTGGTCACCGGCCTTTCGGGCTCCGGCAAATCGTCCCTGGCCTTTGACACGCTCTACGCCGAAGGCCAGCGCATGTACGTGGAAAGCCTGAGTTCCTACGCCCGCCAGTTTTTGGGGCGTATGGACAAGCCCGATGTGGATTACATACGCGGCATCAGTCCGGCCATTGCCATTGAGCAGAAGGTGAGCATCCGGAACAACCGCTCCACGGTAGGCACCAGCACCGAGATTTACGATTATCTCAAGCTGCTGTACGCCCGCATAGGAAAGACCATTTCGCCGGTGTCTGGGAACGAAGTCAAGAAAGACACTGTGAGCAGTGTGGTGGATTTTCTGATGACCCAGCCCGACGGCACGCGCCTCATGATTCTGGCCCCGCTCAAGCAAAGCAAAGAACGAAAACTCAGCAAAGAACTGGACTTGCTTTTGCAGAAAGGCTATTCTAGAGTATTGCTCAACGGTGAACCGTTTTTCATTGAAGAACTAATAGCCGAAGGAAAGCCAGAACCCAAAGGCGAAGTATTCATTCTGATTGACCGCACCGTAGTACGCCATGACGAGGAAGCCGAGAACGTGCAGATGCGCCTGGCCGACTCCGTGCAGACCGCGTTCTATGAAGGCCACGACGAATGCCACATTCAGATGGGCGAAGAAAAGCGCGTGTTCTCCAATCGCTTTGAGCTGGACGGAATGGTGTTTGAGGAGCCCAGCGTCAACTTCTTCAGCTTCAACAACCCCTACGGCGCCTGCCAAACCTGCGAAGGCTGGGGCAGCGTGTTGGGCATTGACCCAGACCTGGTCATTCCAGACAAAAGCCTCACCGTGTTTGAGGGAGCCGTGGCCCCGTGGCGCACCGAGAAGCAGAACGAATGGCTGCAGCCCTTGATTAAAAACGGGATTCGGTTTGATTTTCCTATTCACCGGCCCTACAATGAATTAACCGAAGAACAGCAGGAACTCCTCTGGAAAGGCAACAAGTACTTCTCGGGCCTCACAGATTTCTTCAAGCACATTTCGGGACAGACGCACAAGATTCAGTACCGCGTGCTGCTTTCCCGCTATCGCGGCCGCACCACCTGCCCAGATTGCAAAGGCAGTAGATTGCGCAAAGACGCCAGCTACGTGAAAGTGGCGGGCAAAAGCATCACAGATTTAGTCTTGATGCCCGTGACCAAAACGCTGGAGTTTTTCCAAGGCCTGGAACTGAGCGCCAACGACCAGGCCATTTCAGACCGATTAGTCACCGAAGTCACCAACCGCCTCAGTTATTTGGTGCGCGTGGGCCTGGGCTATTTGACCTTGAACCGACTTTCCAATACTTTGTCTGGTGGCGAGAGTCAACGGATTAACTTAGCTACTTCCCTCGGGAGCGCCTTGGTGGGCTCTATGTATATCTTAGATGAACCCAGCATCGGGCTGCACCCCAAAGACGCTGACCAGTTGATTGGCGTACTCAGAACCTTGCAGCAGATGGGCAACACCGTGATTGTGGTGGAGCACGAGGAAGGCATGATGGAAGTGGCAGACCAAGTGCTGGACATCGGCCCAGAGGCTGGTTCCGGTGGCGGAAATCTTATGTTCCAGGGTACGTTCCAGGACTTGCTCAAAAGCGACACCTACACTGGTCGTTACCTGAGTGGCCGCATGGAAGTGCCCGTTCCAACACAGCGCCGGCCGTGGCGCAACTGCGTGGAGATTCATGGTGCCCGTGAGAACAACCTCAAGAACGTGACCGTGAAAATGCCGCTGAACGTGATGACCGTGGTCACCGGCGTGAGCGGCTCGGGTAAGTCCACCTTAATCAAGAAAATCTTAGCGCCGGCGCTGATAAAATCCCTAGGCGGCCACGCCGATGCCACGGGGAAATTCGACAAACTCAGTGGCGACATCAACAAGGTGGCGCACGTCGAGTTCGTGGACCAAAACCCAATTGGCAAGTCGTCGCGCTCCAACCCGGTGACCTACGTGAAAGCGTATGACGCCATCCGGACCATGTACGCCGACCAGGCCTTGGCGAAGGCGCGCGGGTTCAAGCCGTCGCACTTTTCCTTTAACATTGAGGGCGGTCGCTGTGAAGTCTGTCAGGGCGAAGGCCAGGTGAAGATTGAGATGCAGTTCATGGCTGATATTTACCTCACCTGCGAGGCCTGCGAAGGCCAGAAGTTCAAACAAGACATTCTGGACATTCAGTACAAAGAGCGAAACATCTCCCAAGTGCTGGACATGACCATTGATGACAGCCTAACTTTCTTCAAAGACCAGCCCAAGATACTGGAGAAACTCAAACCGCTGCAAGACGTGGGCCTGGGCTACATCAGATTGGGGCAGAGCAGCAACACCTTGTCGGGCGGCGAAGCGCAACGCGTGAAGCTGGCCTCGTTCCTGACCAAAGGCTCCACGCCGCACAACGGCAACATCCTGTTCATCTTTGACGAACCCAGCACCGGCCTCCACTTCCATGACATCAGCAAACTCCTGACCGCGCTGAACGCCCTGGTAGAAAACGGCAACACCGTCCTGGTGATTGAGCACAACATGGACATCATCAAATGCGCCGACTGGATTATTGACCTCGGCCCCGAAGGCGGTACCAATGGCGGTCACCTGCTCTTTGAAGGCACCCCAGAAGATTTGGCCAAGCAGTCAGAAGAGAACCACACCGCCAAGTATCTGAAACCGAAGTTGTAAGGAAAGCCGTTTTCGGCCTCGTTTCCAGAAATGAAGCCGAAAACGGAAATTCTTGGTAGACCTGTGAGGTTTTCATAACCTCACAGGTCTTTTTGTTTCCTCAATTTTCAGTACTTTGCTTGTATGATGAAGGCGAAATATATACTGTTGCTGTTAGTGTTGATTCCGCTGTTGGCGGCAGGTTATTTCTTGAAGAGGCGGTACGATAAACCAATTCTGTTAGCGAATGCGGAAGCACAGGTGCAGAATTTGGCGAAGAAGAATTCCTTTCAGAATGGCGACTTAATTTTCCACACGTCTCGTTCAGCGCAGAGTCAGGCCATTCAAGTGGCCACCAAGTCTAAATACAGCCACTGCGGCATCATCTACCAAGAAAACGGCGCCTATTATGTTTTTGAGGCGGTGCAGCCAGTTTCCAGCACACCCTTAGCTAAATGGATAGCCCGCGGCGAAAACGGTCATTTTGTGGTGAAACGCCTGAAAAACGCTGAGCAGGTGTTAACGCCCTCAGTACTAGCCAAAATGAAAAAGGAAGGTAATGCGTTGGCCGGCAAAGACTATGACCTCACCTTTGAATGGTCAGATGATAAAATTTACTGTTCAGAACTTATTTGGAAAGTGTACCAACGCGCCACCGGTTTGCAAATTGGGAAACTGGGACAGCTGAAAGACTTTGACTTAAGCGCCAAACCCGTGCAGGCCAAAATGAAAGAGCGTTATGGAAACAATATTCCATATGATGAGAAAGTAATTTCGCCAGCCAGCATGTTTCAATCAGAATTGCTGGAGACAGTTGTAGAAAAGTAAATATGAAGAAGCTGTATCTGCTCTGCCTGTTCATGAATTTTATTACCGTTTTAGGGTATGCTCAACAAGGTTCAAGTTCTGGGCTAATCACTACCGTTGAGGCAAACAACAAATGGCTAGATAGTCTGGAGACACTTCCATTGAGAGGAAAAATTGAGGCGCTAACATTTAGGATGGTACAGGACACAGCGGTAATGGTGCTTCGGTCAATGCCGGACAGAATTTCAGCCAAACAGATTAGAGTAGCTAAACCAAACAAAATCATAACAGATTGTAAACCAATTATTATTGTGAATGGCAAATTGTTGGGATATGAAGAAACTTCATCCTCTTATGTAATGAAAATTGCTAGCATATTAATTGACGCTAGAGTAAAAAAACTGGAAGTTATACGCGGCGCAGTGCCTTCAGCCATTTACGGTTATAGAGCTGAGTGCGGCGTATTGGCAATTGAGCTAAGCAAAAAGTCTTTCAAAAAACTGGAAGCGCTAGCTAAGTAAGATTCCTTCCCTTTCCTTCAACCCAAATCCTGTCAATTCACTAACTTAGCGGCTGGCGCAGACTTTCGTTTTCGGCTTCATTTTCAGAAATGAGCCCGAAAACGCAGGGTACGCCCTATCACCCAAAACCAACCCCTATGAGAAAGAACATTGTTGCCGGCAACTGGAAAATGAACAAAACCGACCAAGACGCGCAGGCGCTGGTGAGCGAGATTGACAACATGGTCAGAGACGAAGTCACCACAGACAACGTGGACGTGATTGTGACGCCGCCGTTTCCGTTTCTGAGCGCAGTGGGCAAGTTGATTCAGGGCAACCCGCGTTTGCATTTGGCGGCGCAGGACGTGAGCGCGCATGAAAGCGGCGCATACACCGGCGAAGTGTCGGCGGCAATGCTCAAATCTGTAGGTGTGGAATATGTGTTGGTGGGCCACTCAGAGCGCCGCCAGTACCATAATGAAAGTGCAGATTTGCTTTTGAAGAAAATGAAAGCGGCGCTGGGCCAAGGCATCAAACCCATCTTCTGCTGCGGCGAACCGCTGGAAGTGCGGGAAGCCGAAGACCATTTCAAATACGTGAACGAACAGTTGAGAGACACGGTGGCGCATCTGAGCAACGAGGAGTTCGACAAGATTGTGATTGCCTATGAGCCTATCTGGGCGATTGGCACCGGCAGAACGGCCAGCAGCCAGCAAGCCCAGGAAATGCACGCCAGCATACGCGAAGAACTTTCCAGACTGTTTGACGCCGAGGCAGCCTTCAACAAAACCATTCTGTACGGCGGCAGCGCCAACCCCGGTAACGCCCAAGAACTGTTCGCGCAGCCAGACGTAGACGGCGGTTTGATTGGCGGGGCATCGTTGAAATCCAGAGACTTCACAGACATCATCAAGGGCTTTTAAGAAAAGTCCTGAGTTCTGAGTCGGGAGTTCTGAGTTAAAGCAATTTGTCAAAAGCGTTTTCGGGCTCATCTCTAGAAATGAGCCCGAAAACGCTTTGTTGTAATGTTACCCTGAAGCTTATTAAAAAGCTCCCCTCTCCGTGGGAGAGGGGCTGGGGGTGAGGTGCCCGTTTTTGCCTTCGTTTTCAAAATTGAGCCCGAAAACGCACGTTCTATCCATTCCCATCGTTTCCTTTAAATAGGCGGCCCTGAAAAGCTGCCACCAACCCAAGACATCACCATGGATTATATTGAAGTCACCATTACCGCCTCACCAGAAAACACTGAAATGCTGATCGCTGAATTAGGCGAACTGGGCTATGACACCTTCCAGGAAACCGAAGAAGGTTTTCAGGCCTATGTCACCGAAGATGTGTACTCAGAAGAGGCGTTGCAGGAAGTGCTGGCCCGCTACAGTTTTGCGGGTGCGTTTCCGTACGCGGTGAAAACCATCCCCAAGCAGAACTGGAACGAGGAATGGGAAAAGAACTTCGAGCCGCTGCTGATTTCCAACAAAGTCTCTGTGCGCGCCGATTTCCATCCCAAACCAGACGGCGTGGAATATGATGTGGTAATTACGCCTAAAATGTCGTTTGGCACAGGGCACCATGAGACTACCACGCTTATGATTGAGAACCAATTAACCCTGAATCACGTAGGCAAGCGCGTATTAGACATGGGGTGCGGCACCGGAATTCTGGCCATTCTAGCAGAACAGCTGGGCGCCACCAATGTTTTGGCCGTGGACATTGAGGACTGGACCGTGGAAAACGCCCAGGAAAACGCGGCCCGCAACGGCTGTCAAGCGCTGCAAGTGAAACTAGGCGATGCCGAAGTATTAACCGGCGAGGCGCCCTTTGATATAGTGTTGGCCAACATCAACCGCAACGTGCTCCTGGAAGATATTTCGGTGTACAGCCAGTTGCTCCCGGCCCAATGCCCCTTGGTATTGAGCGGCTTTTACACCGAAGACCTCCCCGTGCTGCAGGAAAAAGCAGCCGCGCATGGCCTCACCTTAGAGTCCCAGCGAAGCAAAAACAATTGGGTTTCAGCCATTTTCAGGAAAAACGGCTAATTTTCAGTATCTTATCTTCTTATGAAGCATCTTTCTTTATTTCTGGTTTTGGCGCTGGGTTGGGTAACGGGGTTTGCGCAGACCTATAAAGTGACCGCAGATAACCCGGAGCAGTTTCTGGTAGATGTGCGGGCCATGATGACCGCCACCAAGAACGAGGCCGCCCTGCAAGCCGCCACCGGCCTGGAGACCGCCTGGAACTCCGGCAAATTCAGCGCCGCCCAGAAAACCAAGGTGATGGACCTCACGCAGCAGATGCTCAAGAAAAAGCTGAAGTCAAGGCCGCATTTTGAGAACTTCTTCGGGGCGTTGGCCAGCAGTGTGAACGTGCACCAATACACCGGCGCCAACCTTGACAAGTTCCTGCACGTGACTGAACAGACCCTGCAAAAGCAAGATTACAAAGTCTTCGAGAAATTCCTGAGCAACTCCTACTTATTCCTAAGCTCCAAAACCTTGTACAAAGGCCCTAGCAACGGCATGCGCGTCTTGAGCGGAAGTTTCTCTTTTGATTACAAAGAAGGAAACGCAGACGCCGGTGGCGCACCCGCCTGGGGAGATGAACCCGCGCCTGCTCCGGCAGAGCCCGTGGTTAAAGTAGAACCCGCTGCTAAGGCTGCGCCTAAAAAAGCTGCCCCTGCCAAGAAAGTAGCCAAACAGGAAGACGCCTGGGATGCTTGGGAAGCCACTAAACCCAAACCCGTGGCAGATGACCCTTGGGCCGCCTGGGATCAACCCAAAAAGAAGCCCGTAAAAAAGAAAACAGCGCCAAAAACCGCCGCCAAAACTGCGGCAAAAACGCCGGCTAAGAAAGAGGAACCTGCCCCGGTAGTAAAAGAAGAACCCCTGACCCAGAAACGGTTTGAGTACTTCGCGCAGCCGCTACCCGTGTTGGCCGGACCTGTTATTGTCTTAGACAAAGCAGATTTGCTCTTCACCACGCCGTTTGACTCCGTGACCATTAAAGGAACCACCGGTGCCGTGTCTCTTAACGGAAACCAATACGTGGGCCAGGGCGGAAAATACTCCTGGAACACCCTGGGCGGTGTTGCCACCGCTGAATTCAAAGGCCTGGCCATTGACGTGTCAAAATCCGGGTTTAAAGCCGAAGACGTGTTGCTTAACCTGCCCACCGTGGCCGAAAATGACATCAGAGGAAATCTGGAGCATAAAATCATCAAGCCCAAAGCCAACGGTGAGAGCGGCTACCCACGGTTCATCTCCCATACCAATGATGCCAAAATCAAGCGCTTTGGGGCAGACATTCAGTACATAGGCGGTATGTCTCTGCACGGCAATACCTTGATGAGCGCTGCCTTAGACGGTAGTACCTCCAGCATTTGGGTGTCAGAAAGCGGGGTGCGCAAATTCAGGGCGTCGTCTAGAAACTATACCATCACAGACAGTTTGATCACAGCGCCGTTGGCCAGTATTGCGGTCTTCCAAGGCACAGACTCCATCACGCACCCGGGCACCAAATTCAAGTACAACAAAGACGCCAAGCGGTTGGTTTTGCTGAATCCAGACGGCTTGTACAAAATGACGCCCTACTCCCACTCGTACCACCAGATGGAACTGACCACAGACATGGCGGTGTGGGATTTAACCCAGCAAAAGATTGATTTCGCTATACTCACGGCCAAAAACCAGGTACCGGCGCAGGTCAACTCCAAAGAATACTACACAGAGACCCGTTTTCAGCAGATTAAGACCATTTCCAACTTCCACCCACTGTACGCGGCGGTAGGTTATGGTTTGCAGCAGGGCACGCGTGCGTTTCATATTGCGGAGATGTCTGAAAGCACCAAGATAAAACCAGAGACGCTCCACAATGCCTTGACCACGCTGGCCCAGGGCAGTTATGTAGACTATGACCCCAATACCGGAAATGTCTACCTGCTTGACAAAGCCTACCATTTTGTAGACGCATCAAGAAACAAGAAAGACTTTGATTACATCCATTTAAATGCGCTGTCGCCGGCCGGTAAGAATGCCACGCTTGACTTAACTACTGGTGACTTGGTGCTGCGCGGCGTGAAGAAGTTCACCTTCAGCGGTGACTCGGCCGTGGTGGCAGAGCCAGACAGCCAGATAGTGCGCATCCAGAAAAACCGCAACATTTTGTTCAACGGCCGTGTGAAATCGAACAACTTCACCTTTAAAGGGAAAGAGTTTCTGTTTGACTACAACGGGTTTTTCATAGACCTGGCCAAGATTGACTCCACGGTACTCACCACCCAGACCAAAGACAAAGCCGGTAAGCAGAAAGAAACGCCCTTTACCTTGGTAAGCCGGGGCGGCCAGGGTACGGCCAAACTCTACCTCAACAAAGCCGACAATAAATCTGGCCGCAAGCCGGCGCCTGGTTACCCGTCATTAGATGCGGTGTCTGGGGCCACGGTGTATTTCAACAAACCAGAGATTTTGGGCGGCGTGTATGATACCAGCGTGTACTTCAGCATTCCGCCGTTTAAGATTGACAGCCTCACCAGCAGCAAGGGCTCCGCGGTAGGGTTTAACGGCACGTTCCATTCGGGGGGCATCTTTCCGCCCATTGAAACCAAACTGTCTATTCAGCCAGACGGTGCCTTGGGGTTTGAGTACCTGGTGCCTAAATCTGGGTTTGATGTGTACGGCGGCAAAGGCAGATTCACAGACACGCTCACCATGAACACCAAAGGCTTGCAAGGCAAAGGCGTGCTCACCTACCAGACGGCCACCATGCATTCCCCGGCCTTTGTGTTCTTCGTAGATTCGGCCATTACCAATACGGGTACCAAAGGTAGTTTCAAAGGCGGTTCTGTGGCCCAGGGCTCTTACCCCAGCGGGGCTTTCAAAGGCTTCAGTATGAACTGGTGGCCGTACAAAGACACGCTGCAAGTGCATTCCAAAGGCAAAGAAGTGATGAGCCTGTTCAATGACCGGTTCACTTACAAAGGCATGCTGGGCTTTACCCCAAGTGCGCTGTTTGGCGATGGCGTGGCCGAAAACGCTGATGTGGCCATAAAATCGCCGTTGTTCATGTTCAAGAAAGGCTTGATTCATGGCAACCAGGCATCTATGGAAATCAACTCCTCAGACAAGACCAAACCAGCCCTCACCACCTATGATGTCTTTCTGGACTTTCATTTAGACGAAGGCTACGCCGAATATGCGCCAGAGCGGAAAGGCTTCGCCAGCACCGTGTTCCCGTTTGCGCAGTACAAGTCCAGCCT
This region of Rufibacter sp. LB8 genomic DNA includes:
- a CDS encoding CusA/CzcA family heavy metal efflux RND transporter → MLQKIIAFSIQNKLVVGLLTVALVAWGVYNVQRLPIDAVPDITNNQVQVITVSPALGAQDVERFISFPVELAVASVPGITEIRSFSRFGLSLVTVVFDEDRDIYWARQQITEKLKEAEEQIPDGMGTPTLAPVSSGLGEIYQYELHPAPGFEAKYDATELRTIQDWIVRRQLLGTPGVAEVSSFGGKLKQYEVALQPERLRSFDLTISDVFTALEQNNGNAGGAYIEKAPNAYFIRTEGLVKTQEDIGQIVIKTTQNGTPVLVRDVAEVREGSAIRYGAMVNEHGEVAGGIVMMLKGENSSEVITRVKNKIAEIRKTLPQGVVLEPFLDRSKLVDRAISTVEKNLAEGALIVVFVLVLLLGNWRAGLLVASVIPLAMLFAISLMNVFGVSGNLMSLGALDFGLIVDGAVIIVEAVIHRIQISNYAEAGIKRLSRQQMDDEVQNSAGKMMGFAAFGQIIILIVYLPILALVGIEGKMFKPMAQTVSFAILGAFLLSLTYVPMMASLVLSRNTVHKENISDKIMNAINRAYQPLLNFALKAKVLVLALAVGLFAISLILFTRMGGEFIPSLTEGDFAIETRVLTGSSLSETIAVVQKASKLLKEKFPEVEKVVTKIGSAEVPTEPNPVELGDMIVVLKEQADWTSADNRIDLANQMSEVLHQNLPMATFGVQQPIQMRFNELMTGARQDVVLKIYGEDVDQLAKYANKVGKLIEPISGAQDLYIEEMSGLPQVVVAYDRAQMARYGLTVQDVNRTVTAAFAGLSAGQVYEGERRFDLVVRLNQQNRQDISDVQKLYVSNAAGLQIPLQHVAKVEMKDGPNQIQRDGTRRRITIGFNVRNRDVQSIVDEIQQKIKGQIKLPPGYTITYGGEFQNLLEAKERLGVAVPLALALIFVLLFFAFKSIKQSILIFTAIPLSAIGGVFALLLRDMPFSISAGVGFIALFGVAVLNGIVMIGYFNQLKTGGMTNLEQIIREGTAARLRPIIMTATVASLGFLPMALSNSAGAEVQKPLATVVIGGLISATLLTLVVLPIIYYYSERGVGTFKKAALGWLLPFFLLLPLAGQAQTSAQPLTLEQVLELAKQHNQQLKSAGLQVDVRKALQKTAVDLPKTDFTYSQGQLNSPVTDDRFGVSQTIPFPTTWSTQRKLLLEQKNLSQQEFSLAQHKLLWQVKQAYARLAFLHASERLLQEQDSIFKVLERAADVRFRTGETGLLEKTTATTQRLELSERLRQNLSALNIAQTNLNALIQAPQPLVIVPAPLRVDSLLAQPSAPENHPLLQVYQQQIAVADREQQVEKTKLAPDITLGYFNQSLVGTYDINGKIENAPDRSTRFQGVEAGVAIPLFRGAQKGRIKAAGLEKQAAEANFLNQQHQLKSLWAAAQQENQRLRQSLQFYQSQVLTNARLALTQADKAYRAGEVSYLSYLQAADQLLRIQQNYQQLLLDYQLNVYQLQYLGGN
- a CDS encoding 30S ribosomal protein THX, with protein sequence MGKGDPKSKKGKISMGSFGNARPKKAKNEATKAAKLGKATSDKAATATA